The Buteo buteo chromosome 15, bButBut1.hap1.1, whole genome shotgun sequence genome includes the window GCACAATTACCGACTCAGCTGACACATGGTAACTTGCTTTCTGAACCCCGTGACAACAAGTACAATTGTAACTAGGTCATCTGAGAGCAGATGTACTATGAAGGAACTCTTTAACGTGTGGTTGAACTTTCTGCCATTCATACTGTAGATGAAATGAAGGCTGGTGTTCCTCTACCTTTCCCATCCTATGCAAAGAACCTTCTGATATCTCTGTGCAAAGAGGTCCCCTTCCAAGTGAAGTGTATATCCTGCTACCAGATACTACGCTCGCATATGGAATTAACGGCTCATTTCAGGTTTGTGAGAGACAGCTGTCTTTATAATGTGAACATCCATAGGCAGACGTGTTCTTAGTGGTGCTAGTGGATTTCAGGGCATCTAGGACCACCTGAATGTTGACTTTCAGAGTGAACTATCAAAAACCCTGCCCCCTTTCTGTGTCTTTTACCCTGCCTTACCCCACACAATCCACTGCAGAATGCTGATTGATGTCTGTAtcctttttgttgctttctgtaACAGAACAACAGAACTTGGTCTCTGTTCCACTTTTTCTAAGTTGGCAGCATTTGATTTCTAAAATGTCAACAACATAAGCATCAATCTAAGTGCTAGTTTCGGAAATTAGCGCCTAATTCTCTTTAAAGTGCAGAGCCTAGATAGGCATTGCATGTTTTTGTTGGCGAGCTAGTAGGTGAGTTAAAGTATACAGAGGACACTATTTCCATGGACTAATTGCTGTAGCTACTAGGTAATATTTCAAAGTAAAtctgaaagtttaaaaatgtttcaggttATGATAtaacttctttatttattttttttttaatccattctaGAACACGTTGTCGTAATTCTGGGCCCGTAGCACTGTCAAAGAAGAGCATCTCCCAAGTTGCagagatatttaaaacaaaaggtcaCTGTGAGAACTGTGATAAACTGTTTGCTGATAAGAATCAGATCACCCAGCATAAGCAAACCACTCAACATAACATTAAAGTTCTTACTACAATGGAAGAGTCCATCTTGATGTTCTGTCAtatcaatggaaaaaataaaaatcagtctcATTTGTGCCATATTATGGATCGGTCAAGACCACTGCTTAAAAGACATTTGACTTTGAATGAGTCTACCAGTGAAATGGGGTCTACTCCTTCAAAACGGAAGAGCGattcaaaagataaaaatgaagatCATGTAGCAAACCAAAGTCAGGGCAGTGCTTGCAAAGTAAAAGCCTGGTTTTGTGAATGTCTTCAAAAGTTTTTTACAGAAGAGTCAGTAGAAAAGCACATTCTATCAGCAAATCGGATCTGTCACAAGTGTGCTGTGTGTGGAAAGCTTGCTGAAAATTCGAGCATTATCCGCCTGCATATGAGTCGATTCCATGGGGGAGCACACTTGactaattttcttctctggtgCAGAGCATGCTCTGTAGATCTCCTCAGAGAAGAGGATATTATGGGACACGTGAGTGAATTTCATGGTGGACATAGTTACTATTATGAGCAAGAAGCTTTAGAAGATGAGCCTATGCCATCTGCTTCTGACGCAGCATGCATTTCTGCAGGTGAAAGGAAAGACTGCATTCCTAGTCCTATGGAACTCTCCTCTGAAAAAAGTCCTATTCTGGGAAAATGGCAATGCCACATTTGTGAAGAGATGTTTGAATCTGAAGAGAGTGTTAAACAGCATTGCATGTCATTAGAAAGCCATGCATTTCACAGATACTGCTGTGGCTTATGCAGAAATCACTTTCGGAAAGTAGGAACGCTACAGCGACACTTCCAAGAGCATCATAACCAGGAGATACAGACTAAATACTTCTGTGGCCTTTGTGGTAATCTCTTTTTTGACACAGAAGAAGAATTTCTAATCCATTATAAGGAGATTCATAGCATGGACTATGCGTTTGTGCCTGAGCAGATGGAAGTATcaataaaaaaagaggaggacTTCCTCCCAGTAGAAGAAGGAGACCGTTTAACCTGTGGTTGCCGGACAACTTATGTCTCCAAAGCAAACAGGAAGCACGATTATGGGAATTGTCAGAAAGCCATGctgcaaaaaggaaatttatGGTTTCgatgctgcttctgttctgcaACTGCACAGAATTTTGCTGATTTGAACAGTCACCTCAGCAGTCACACGCCACTGAAACATAAGGGAGAGATGTATGTTGTTAGATGTGCTGCATGCAACAAAAACTTTGACGATCTTCAGAGTGCACATCAGCACTATCACATGAAACACTGCTTCTTGCAGAAACCTGATCTATCAAGTCTTGCATCAGAATTGGAAAATACAGTATTCAAGTTCACAGCAAGTGGGGCTTGTGTGGACAGAAGACCTCACAAACTAAAATTTCAAGCATCTCCATCCAAGACTCAGGAAAGACCACAATCGTCTCCTCTGCAGGGACCAgtacagggaaagaaagaaaaaaaagagaactcaACATACTCTGAAGAATCTGGTGAAGGtttgtagacttttttttttttttagcattagAAAAATGTTGTTGTCTTTAACATACTCTGTTTCAATGTCAATGCAAGTATGTAGCATACTGTTTGCCTACATCCGGTCTATAAATCAGCTCAGAATTTGATGTTTGTTATTTCTCAAAGCTGCATTTTGAATTCTTGGTATTTGAGTTTCCAGAACTTGGACTCAACAGTTTATTGCTATATGCCATATGCATGAAgtcttcaaaaaacaaaaagtaggCAGATGTGGGAACCCTGGgactgaaacatttaattttcaaattagttGGGAGCATAATTTGGTGTTAAAAGGAAGAGGACAATCAAGGACCGCAAACAGAGATCTGGCTCCTAGAAATGTAAGAGTGGTCTGTAATACTTACACATTCAAGAGAAACTTGTCTCCTTTGTATGTGTAAATATTTATGAGCCTGGTAGTACTTTCTATGTGGGCAGTCCTATTATAACACCATCTTCTCAGTTTCCTTAGCTtgccaaaaaataattttggctgAGAATTTATAGTCACATTATGTATTAGGCTTTTTGCCTTGAGCATGCAAATACTTTTCTTTACGTTCATGTCACTTCTAAGAATGACAACAAGAATGCTGAAGGTGTACCTTGTGTTCAAAAATTGGAAGTGTTTTTAATTACTCATGGTGTCATAATGCTTTTGATTAAAAGGTTGACATTCATGTTAGATATACAGCAAAAAGTATGTCTCTAAACATTTTACGTGCTTTTATGCATGTAAGCAATTAAATGTTACAGAGACTTGCCATAGTCGGGGGTGCACAGCTGAATATTAAATGGACTATTAAAATGTCTCAGTGCAGGACAATAGCTTTCTGTGCCTACCACAAAACTATCCAGCTCTATGCCATCATATAGCtagattttactttcttttgtgtGATTTGTGCGTTGCTAAATGCTACTTCAGttgatttaaaaacaatgcAATTACCAAATACGATCATGTTCTATAACTTTTAGCTTATAGAACAGTTGAATAcataaattttcaaaagcatatcTTAAGCTGATGTATGTTGGTTGACCAGAAAGTCAGGTGAACTTTAAATGCATCCTTTTTATCCCATTGAAGATGGTGAACTTCCTGATCTTGACTACCTGAGTACCATGACTCACATTGTGTTGGTGGATCTGGACAACTGGGGAAGCTTATTCACGCAGCTGCCAGCTAACCTGAACCAAGGGACGTTTATCTGGGGTTTTCAAGGTAAAAAGCGATTGAAGGAAATACAAAGATAAGATTAAGAAGTCTACACAGATACTTGAGCAGAGATTCTTTGAATCTGAGAGAGTGAAGGACAGGAAGAAGCAGCCACAGGGGCTTCTTAAGTCACAGTGTCACAGGCACCATGTCATAGAAATGTTCTTGAGCTTTTCTAAGTCAGTCTTAACCTCCTCTGCTCTTATTATTCCTTGTAGAATATGTTCCAGAATTGCTGAACGGTTTAGGAGGCTTTCTGGCTTACCTGCTGAACTTACTCTAGGCTGTATCATACTAGGTTTTTGTAATTATCAGGACAGCCATAATACtcagagattattttctttctaactcCCAAGTCCTTgtcatgttctttttctttttagtttcaAAAGGCATGATTTTACATTCTTGTACTTGAATTTTGTACTGTCTCTGGGTCGCTCCTTAAGGATGTCCGTGGTCGTCCTGCATATCAATAGGTGTATCTCACATCTGGAAGGTACCAGTAGTGGTACAAGGTGATTGATGGAACTCGCAGAGTTACGGGTTTGTAAGAAAGCTTTTTGCAAAGTCTACCAATAGCATCCCTCTAACTTGATACTTTTCCTTACCTGACTGTTCTTGAACCAACTTCTTGTCCACCTCATgctttttctactgtttttctCTGAATCTGCCTTTATAATTATTTTGCCTCTGGTACATTGAATACTTCAGTAAAACCTAGATAAGGGatagtttcaaaatatttattgcctGAAACATAGGCATCATCTTAGCAGACTCGTAGGAATTGTCAGGTGTGTTTTACACTTGGTGGACAGcactgcagttcttcacttAATGTTCTTGATTATCTCTTCCTTTAGAAGATAATCAAGGGCATGCTGAAAGCTGAGAGTTTCCATGCTGCTGAGGTTGGACAGAAAGGCTTGTTGATGCCtgaatcccttttttttttttccctcttagaAACAGGTAGTCCAGTTAGCTGATGAAGGCAGAGCAAGTATGTCTGTTAATGTAAAGTATAACTTCTTTAGCTCTGCTCCTGGACCTGAGTGTAATGTCTGGTTGTTAGGAGTTCTGGGGACAAATCCTCTGGTCTTCTCTGTTAAAGCAAGTTAACGCTTCAGGATTTTGTGTTCTGCTCAGGCTTTACTTCTGTATCATTGCCTGTATTGTCATTACCTACCATTTGGCCTCTCTGCACAGTAACAGTGTTCTTGCGTACATGCACAAAGCcacagaaaacactgattttgaGGGTTGAGATTATACCTAATCATCCTGGATTTCTATTCCATCCTTGCTGCCTGGCTACTCcatttatttatattctcttttctgtatGGCTGAACAACCTGTTGTTTGTTCTTACTATCTTTTGTGAGGCTTTACCCAGCTTGACTTCTGGTCAAATTTCACTTCACCTCTGCACTTCTTGACTTCTAAGGCTATTgtgatttggggtttggttgtGGTTTTAATTGCTGAAGGTTTTGTGTTCATTTCTATAGTTATTCAATCCACTTGGCCttggagaaacatttttttttctttttctgcacatAAAAATAAGAACCTATTAGGAATATGACTTGAAGAAATGTCAGGCCTGTTTGACATCTGAAGTCCAAAGCTACTCTGTTGtgttttatatataattatttagtaaagaataatttttcacaGTTATATCAAACTTTCCCCACTTGAATTCAGACACTTGCTTTCAGTCTTACTTTGTTATTCTACTTAATTGACTCAAAACTGGTTTGTCATTAATTGACCCAAGCTTGTCTGTTATGACAGAgtcttctgtgctgtttttcaaGGTTAAAATGCCCTGGTTTgattcagtaagaaaaaattgATTGAACCCAGAAATGCCTGAACTGTATTGTTGTCAGAAATATCTCTTCGCTGACCTAtctaagaaagagaaataagcCATAGTACAGTTTTAGTGTTACTAATCTATTGTTAATATAATAATCTTACCCAAAGGTATCTCTGTGCTAGCTTATGACACTGTGCCCAGGGATGTTCCAGACACAGGCACCTGCTAGCACAGCCCAGCCCACATCAGTGCCACTCAATTTCTTGCTCCCCAAACAGGGTTGCTGCATGCAGGCTGTCTCGTGGGAGTGGCTCCTGGAGCACTTGAACTGAAAAACCCATACCGAAGAGTAAATGGTGATTAAAATGGGCCATGTTAATATCAGAGAACACTTCATCAGTTTATTAGCATCAACTATATTGTTACAGAGCCTGGGAACACTAAGGCTCCCAGGCACATCTGGATTCATTGTTTTAGGTGCCCTCTCATAATAGTGGTTTACAGAGTTATTTGATACATGCTGTTCTTGTTTGTTTAGCCTGTGAAAATGGTGACATCCCTgtctcttctgattttttttctgcatttcccaaACAAtgtttccaatttattttttgttattatttttatataatacttttgtattatttctgttattcCTATTGCTAATACAGCCTTAGCTTTGCTTTGAGTTCCTCCATTGTATTGCCCCTGCTCTgtattgtttctgttttcagatattCTGTTGTCCTTCACCCATTTGTGGTCTAGCTCTGCCAGAGTAAATACAGTTCTGTCATTGTTTTCAGCTGTCCTGGTCAAATGTTTGTGTTGCACATTTATGCAGCCAAAAGCCAAGGTTAGTGATTACAAGTCGTGACCAAGGCTGTCACAACAGATGTGAATGACttgcaaatactgtttttctcatGGACAGATACCCCTAaatcatttctgtgttttctgttactAAATCTTTGAGCTTTGAGATAATTTTTGATACCCTCTTATAACCATTaggctgggaaggggaggggggacgggGAAGACACAAAAAGCCCCAGGAGAAATCTACTGAAGATTGCTTCTACTTCTTTGTCGGACTGGGTGTGGGCAGGTTGGAATACACAATCCTCTACTGCATGTTTACTTGAGCCTTAATTTCACATGTTGTCACATGAAGTGCCATTAATGACTGCTTTCACTTTCCATTCAAAATCCTTTCTTACATCCAGACACTCTATCATCTGgcagaaaaagcaacatttttttcctccccattgCAGACCCattatttcttccattattATATTCTTGGGAATGTCATGAAATTCTTATTTACTCCTTCAAATTGTCCTTCAGTTGTTTGTCTTTTTATGTTGTCAGAGTAACTCCCAGCGCCtctgtttttccctctcttctcaagagacttgctgcttctttccttccccttacAAGCTGTTTCAGCCTGGTATTATCTGTAGCAGACCTCTTACTTGATTCATCTCTATTATCCAACTGTTTTCTCAGCCAGTAACTACATGTTTTAGGATACTGTTGAGTAAATTCCtgcacttatttttttccccacttgtaGCGTCATTTTGCTTATCCTTGACTGCATCCAAGTGTTTGTCAGGACTCCAGCATTTGTTTCAGCTGTTGCTCCAATTCTTGTCAGAAGTCTTTAAGAAGAGGATCCATGTGATGTGTCAGGCAGTTACAGAATCTGGTGGAAATAACCTTGGGCATTACATTAGTACAGGATTCCCTAAGAGAAGCATTTCTGTTATTGTACTATGCTCCCAGAGCTCCTCTGCTTCTGCACATTAACCATAACTCtgcttaaaactaaaaaaaatacattcttatgTCTAAATGCACATGATATCTAGAAGATAAGTTTTTCAGGATTAGCAGAAAAATTCGTACAAAATTGAATGAGAAGCTTTGTGTAGGATCAGGCTAgctactttttccttttttgttttctaacccAAGAACAAGGGTTCTTTCGGGATTTTGGttatatgtttattttagcttttgcaTTGGtcaaaataaattctgtctttaaagccagatttatctttgcttttgccttcttGCATTCTTAATTCATGGTggcatttctggtttttgtttgttttcttttttatttttcttcttcaatgtTTAGGAGGATACAGCAACTGGAAACCTCCAGTGCAGTGCAAAATTTACAATTATCTTAAGAGGATTGgatgtttctttcttcatccACGTTGTGGTaccagaagagaagcagcagacttTGCTCTCTGTGTTCATGTAAGTTAGTACACACTTTTATTGTTGTGTTTCTGAACCCAGAGAAGAGTGACAGATGATATCTGCTGTTGACATCAAGTACTAATTACAGATGAGATTCTAAGATTCTTTTCATATGACTTCTGCATCCTCTAAAAAGAATGATAAACCTGTCAGTGAATTGAGTGGAGACAGCCTGTTGAGAagtgatttacttttttttacccGTTTTTTTACCCGTTTTTTTACCCGTTTTTTTACCCGTTTTTTTACCCGTTTTTTTACCCGTTTTTTTACCCGTTTTTTTACCCGTTTTTTTACCCCCTTTTGTTTTCCATAGGAATAAGAAAGTTAGTGCAAATAGGACATAGTCTGTTGTAGAGGGGAAGGGGACTGGTTAGGGAATGACTTAAAAAACTCAATTCTTACActttctgtttcagagaaatGTAACTTCTGCCTCTCTCTTCAAGTAGCCCAAATCTAGAGCCATCTTTAAGCTGGAGTTGGATGGGTGCTAGTTTCAGAGACCCTGTTGGGCTGAAAGAGAGCAGTCTCTCTGTTCAGTAGACCTAGGGCTTTGGCTGTATTGGGAGGGGTGCAAGTGAAGGACAGGAATCTGGGATGCCATGGGGACTCATGTTTTTAATATGGTGCTTTATGAGTTAGATAAAGCTACTTGAGGATCTAATTAATCAAGGTGTCATGATATGTGTGTTTTGAAACAGTGTTTGTATGTTACATTACACTTTTTTATGATTCTTAAAATGCTCTGCACAGATGACTTGTTTTATGTAGAGATGgttctgaaatgctgctttttaggAATTTGTTCCACATTCCATCTGTACTGTTCTGGTAGCCATTTCCTGTATCTGTTGTCATATGTATAGAATAAATGCAGTGTCAAACTGTTGAAATAGTACCTTTCACAGTGGTATAACGTGCATTGGACCATAAAAGTGGTGATACAGAAGTGTAGAAGGCTTTCCTATGAAGACCTCTCTTACAAAAAGCTAGCCAAACCCCATGAGATAAAAACATAATCTCAGTTCAACATTTGTCATTTGTTCCCGTACAGGCTGGTCGTCTGGATGAGCACCTGCCCAAGCAAATTCCTTTCACCATACTTTCTGGAGACAAAAGCTTCTTGGAACTGGAAACTCAATTTAAGATGACCCAGCGGTCAGCTCGCATCCTAAATCCTCACCACATTGAAGGAGACATGATGTGTGCCTTGCTAAACAGCATTTCAGATACCACAAAAGGTAGAAAGTAAACATTAAACACTGTCTTTCCAGTAAACCGGTAGTTCTTTCCAATAAAAGAATTGAACACTTGTGCTGGTAACACAAGCTGTTGCTTGATGCTTCTTGTATTGTACTGGTATTTCTATGAAATATAGATcagaaaaatcaatttgctTGGGGCAAGCTTCGAAAACAGACTTaattaagcatttttattcAACATGACAAACTCTGTCCTCCCTGTATTCATTATTATAGCAGAGACAAACTGTTGTTTCAGTCTGAAAACTCCTTTCTAGAGCACTCTCATGTGCATATTTGTCAATATGTACTCAAATCTGCTTTGCTTGATTTGTTCTGGGTCTGAAACAAACATGACCCTGCTAAAGCATCATTACTTCCCCAAATATCTCTGCCTATTTTAACTCTGATTGTCCTCCTCTTTACTCCCAATCACTTGATAAGTGTCTTCACTGGTACATGGCTAACACATCTGTTTGGAGGATAAGTATCAAGGAAAGCTTTTAGGTTCTCTGGAATGCCATATTCTAATTAATGGCATGCTAAAACAATCACGCTGGTTTTATATAGGATAATCAAAGAGGTCTGAGCCAGTTCATTTTCGTGCAAAGGATACCGGAGCTGAGGTGAGTTTTAATACTTCTCAGTATCTAAAAATATCTTGGAAGTAAACTTTTCCTAGAAGACCTGGCGTTTCTCTGTAAACACATTATTGCTTTTCCTGGGTTCTTGTTGTGGTTTGGGGGGCTTGTAAATTAAGTGTGTATTACAGAAAGTTGTTTCTGAACTAGCCctaaactgttttcagaaaaatacactgCTAGTCTTGATGCAGGTGTATGAGAGCTATCACGTGGTACTCCTGTTCTACCGGGAAGATTGAAGTGGAGTGCTAGCACTACTGGTGAATTGGCATCGATTGattagagggaaaaagaaagataggATAATTAAATggtttcctgaaaaaaatgatcTATGGTGAGCTGGGATTGATTTATGTGCTTCTGATACAGAAAAGGTGCTTATAGAGTTTTCTGGCTACCCCAGGCGTTTGCTGGTCTAGATTTTTTAGCTGGATTATGGAGATGTGATTCCCAGCCAGAAGCAGCCATACCAGTAAAATTTCCTGGCGTAGTTAATTATAGAACTGTCACCTTTTACTGGTGCAGGTGACTTTGCTCAAAGGGGAAGATTGCTTTTCTCCACAGTTGTCCATAAAGCTACACATTGAATCGTTGTATTCCCACtatgaatgttttctttgtagaGTGTATTGAAATTCCTAGATTGATAGATCTCTTCTAATGTAATTATAGCTATAATTGTATATTAATGCAGGAGGCTGTTTTTGCTTTGGGAGCTTTGCATGTTTTTGGGAGGAAGAGTTGGAAGAGAGCTGGAACTTGCAAGCAGTCAATTTAAGTCAATTCAGCTGTAGGCGCTTCCTTTCTTGTACAGTTTGTTGTGCAACTTAACGTTACGAGATGGTGAGGAGAGGGGAATGACTGTTTTGCTATGTAAGGGTACTCTAGCTCCCTGCCTGGGTAGTTTGGCTAGGATAGCTTTATTCACGGGGGTATACTGGCTCAGAGGTGATATCTTTGATCTAACAATTTTCCGTGTATAAATTATACtccaggtttgttttttttttatattggatTTGCTTTCAGAAGTTTCCTAATCTAACCCTTCTTTCAATGTCCTTTACTATGTTAATATTTAATGTACTATTATGGTGATGGACTCTACTGCGAGGCCCTAAACCTCAACTTGCTGGCTGTCTGATTGTTGTGCATCCCACTTAAGTTATGCATGCagttgttataaaaaaaaataaaatactttgagCAGGAAAGTGATGGAATTGCACAAGTCCCTTGGCTGTCAGCGTTCCCTGGCAAACTTGTAAGGAACAGAATTGTCTTGAGGCATCCTTGGTCCCCTTTCCAGTCAGTGTCAGCAGGGGGTGGACCCAGACAGTGAGAGCCACCGTTGTCTCCTGTTCCTGTATTAAAACAGGACATTAGAAAATCTTTTTTGCTAATAGGCCTATGTTTGCTGCGTGTGGGATGATGTTGTTACGAAGAGTCtataaagttttttaaaaagataaagccACTGCATAATACGCACTTCACTGTATGGCTCAGCAGCATCAGTAAGCGTTTGCAAGTCTTAGTGTGGCAAGACCAGTATCAGAGGGCTGAGATGGAAAGTCATGCAAGGTATCATAGGCTGGTATAACCTGTTGTCCTGTtacagaaatgcagctgaacATAAGGAAATATAAACAAGATTTGCTTGCTTTGTGACTTTCTCAAGCCTATGGCTATTATTCTGGAGGGAGAAATAAGTGAGAAACAGTTACCACAGAGAATTGTGTTGAAAAATATAAGACAGTTGTTGGTATTGGAtgaacttcaaaatgaaaaacctgTTTCCCTGAATCGCCTTCACAGAGCTATCATTAGCTTGTGAGCAGCTGGATTGTGTTTGAATTGTGGCAATCTGACAGTTGCACCTTCTGAACCATTTTACTAtgtcagcagaactgctgtgGGAACTGTGGTAtatgcattcattttaaaataaataaataaaaatagaatttccTGCATATGTTGCAGTAGGGTATCGACTGTATGTTGCCTTAGGAGACCATTGGCAGTAGTGAAtgcattaatttccttttaggTATGAAAAGAGTAGGCAAGACATTTATTCTTATttgctctctcctgctgctaAACCTGAGTTCGTAAAcacagaaggttttttttttctttcatgctgaAGGCACAACACATGATGTACAATTCATGCATGTTAGAGTGGTTTGAGAAGGGTAGAAGAGAAGAGttttctctgtctcccttcGCAATTCCTTTGTAAAGAAAAGTTTGTAGCATGCAGAAAAACACCATTATTCCCTTGTCTATGTCTTGACACTTGATATCTAGTCATGACAGTACTGCAACAGCTTATACTTTTAATGAGTGCTGGACAATGTTGAGGGCAAAGCTGATGGTAGGTTAGGGGTCATCATGTCCATCCTGACACTGACAGGAGTGCCCCAACTTCTTAGTTGACAAAAGTGATTTGTGTGTAAGTTGATGGCTTTAGCTTAACTGTATTTCTCAGTCGTATTCAAATGAGAACCTTTATTGACTGAGCTTTTAAgtaaaatagacttttttttaataataagagGACCAAATTTTCTGGAgtatttctcctcctttcttttaaagagcCAGGCTGTTTCATGAGACTGTCAAAATCAATGGTAAAGTGATGTACTATGTTGTCTGCCAAATAGCCACTGCACCTCTTCTACTGATGAATTAGGTTCATTTCCACTGTGCTCAAGTGGCATTGTCAGCCTGCATCTTCAATCTGCTACTATTGCCTGAAGTGTTTACATACTACTGCATGTAGCTTTTATGATAGTTTATATTTGGAAGAGCAGGATTTCAGTTCATTTTGATGAATGCTGCCAAGTTTCCTAGTTCCCACTATCCCAAAAAGCTTTTGGTTTACATAGagccaacaaaaaaatttaagaggAGTTAAGAATTAATTTACAGTAGAAATTGGGAATAATTGCTCGCCTTCTCAATGGTCAAGTTTTCGTGGGTGTTGAGGTCCATCCAATATGAATACCACATCTGACCCCACCCAGTCTCTGCTTTTTTCGAACCTTCAGTTAACACAGACTGCACATGACTGAAGATAGGTCACAGCCTCCAGCCCCCACTGTCCAAAGAGACTGAACGTGAAGGGCATGAGCATCTGCAGTGTGACGCACCGTGAATGAATGATGGTTACTCTAGTAAGAATCTATTTCTTTATATACACTGTTATTACAGTGGCCACAGCCTATTGCAGTGGGGAGTGATAAGAAAGTCACCCTTGAGTTGTAACCGTGTGTTTAGCTACTTGGCTTTGGTATGTCAGTGGCATCTCTTGTGTGCaccttttaaatatatgcatatcCCCTAGGGAGAAAGCAGTGTATTAAGACCTAAGATAATGAGTCTGAACAAGAATTGTAGCCAAGTGGATGAACTGGGAAGACCTCAGATCATACAAAATAATCCTCAAAGTTTAGTTTAATCTGGTTGTGAATTTTAGAGAGGTGTCTAAGATGAAGGTTAAATGAAAGCCTGAGTGATCACCATGGTATTGGCCACAGTTTCCAAAAAACGCAATTGGAGGAGGGGGGCGGATTGAGAGCTTTATTTTTAGTCATGCTACACTTGAATGAACAGATGAATGAGTATATATGGGGAGAGAGATACAGAGTGAAGCTTTAA containing:
- the ZNF451 gene encoding E3 SUMO-protein ligase ZNF451: EMKAGVPLPFPSYAKNLLISLCKEVPFQVKCISCYQILRSHMELTAHFRTRCRNSGPVALSKKSISQVAEIFKTKGHCENCDKLFADKNQITQHKQTTQHNIKVLTTMEESILMFCHINGKNKNQSHLCHIMDRSRPLLKRHLTLNESTSEMGSTPSKRKSDSKDKNEDHVANQSQGSACKVKAWFCECLQKFFTEESVEKHILSANRICHKCAVCGKLAENSSIIRLHMSRFHGGAHLTNFLLWCRACSVDLLREEDIMGHVSEFHGGHSYYYEQEALEDEPMPSASDAACISAGERKDCIPSPMELSSEKSPILGKWQCHICEEMFESEESVKQHCMSLESHAFHRYCCGLCRNHFRKVGTLQRHFQEHHNQEIQTKYFCGLCGNLFFDTEEEFLIHYKEIHSMDYAFVPEQMEVSIKKEEDFLPVEEGDRLTCGCRTTYVSKANRKHDYGNCQKAMLQKGNLWFRCCFCSATAQNFADLNSHLSSHTPLKHKGEMYVVRCAACNKNFDDLQSAHQHYHMKHCFLQKPDLSSLASELENTVFKFTASGACVDRRPHKLKFQASPSKTQERPQSSPLQGPVQGKKEKKENSTYSEESGEDGELPDLDYLSTMTHIVLVDLDNWGSLFTQLPANLNQGTFIWGFQGGYSNWKPPVQCKIYNYLKRIGCFFLHPRCGTRREAADFALCVHAGRLDEHLPKQIPFTILSGDKSFLELETQFKMTQRSARILNPHHIEGDMMCALLNSISDTTKGSDSEEDENIRLTVKRSLEETKKQEEQDAELEEAIKRSLEEM